From Candidatus Beckwithbacteria bacterium:
ACTTCTTTTGGGATGTTTGAAAATGAATTTGATCGAGGTAGGCAATTTAATCAATTAGTGGAACCTTATTTACAAAGCAGCCATGAGAAATAAAAAAAGAAACAATAAAGCTAATGGCTTATTATCAGTTTTAGGAGAATTAAAAACTAGAAGTCAGAAACATGCTGACTTTTTTTTACTATTTGCAGTTTTGGCTTTAACAGTTTTTGGTTTAATTATGGTTTTTGATGCTTCAATTGTTGAAGCTAATGAGCAGTTCGGAGATAAATTTTATTATTTAAAATATCAAGGGGCTTACTTTATTATTGGTTGGATTGGTTTAATTCTAGCTGGACATATTGATTACCACTGGTACAAAAAAATTATCACTACTCTTTTTGTGGCTAATATTTTTTTGCTGCTGTTAGTTTTAGTTCCAGGGATTGGTTTATCAATCAAGGGAGCTAGGCGCTGGATAGACTTAGGTATTTCTACTTTTCAGCCTACTGAAACTTTTAAAACAGTGTTAGTGCTATATCTAGCAACTTGGCTGGAAAAACCCCGCCATTTAAGTCAGTTTTTTGCCTTAATTGGTTTTATTTTAGGATTGGTGATTTTGGAACCTGATCTAGGCACTTCAATTGTTTTGATTGCGACTGCTTTTATAGTTTATTATGTGGCAGGAGCTAATGTGGCCAAATTTGCTATGGCTAGTACGGTAGCGCTGTTTATTGGCTTGCTACTTATTTTTACCTCTCCATATCGGAAACAACGACTGCTAACTTTTCTTAATCCTCATAGTGATCCATTGGGTAGTTCTTATCATGTGCAGCAGGTTTTATTATCTTTGGGATCGGGTGGTTTTACTGGTTTAGGAATTGGCCAATCCAAACAAAAATATCAATACTTACCAGAAGCAACTAGTGATTCGATTTTTGCAATTGTGGGTGAAGAAACTGGTTTTATTGGTTCCAGCCTTTTGATCGGAGTTTTTATGCTTATTATCTGGAAAGGTTTTTCGATTGCTCAAAAAGCGCCGGATATCTTTGGTAGACTTATTGCTACTGGTCTAACGACTTGGTTGGGAGCTCAAACTTTTGTAAATCTGGCTTCGATGGTTTCACTAGTGCCTTTGACCGGAATTCCTTTACCATTTATGTCTTATGGAGGTACCTCTTTAGTGGTAGCATTGGCTAGTGTGGGGATTTTATTAAATATTTCAAAACAAACGCAGTAATGTCAAA
This genomic window contains:
- the ftsW gene encoding putative lipid II flippase FtsW → MRNKKRNNKANGLLSVLGELKTRSQKHADFFLLFAVLALTVFGLIMVFDASIVEANEQFGDKFYYLKYQGAYFIIGWIGLILAGHIDYHWYKKIITTLFVANIFLLLLVLVPGIGLSIKGARRWIDLGISTFQPTETFKTVLVLYLATWLEKPRHLSQFFALIGFILGLVILEPDLGTSIVLIATAFIVYYVAGANVAKFAMASTVALFIGLLLIFTSPYRKQRLLTFLNPHSDPLGSSYHVQQVLLSLGSGGFTGLGIGQSKQKYQYLPEATSDSIFAIVGEETGFIGSSLLIGVFMLIIWKGFSIAQKAPDIFGRLIATGLTTWLGAQTFVNLASMVSLVPLTGIPLPFMSYGGTSLVVALASVGILLNISKQTQ